A stretch of DNA from Nitratireductor thuwali:
CCGCCTATATGAGCGAGCACGGCACCTGCCAGCTCACCGTCGGCGGCGGCGATCTCCATCGCGAGCCGGGCATCCTTTATGACGCCGCCCGCGGCGGCTACACTTTCTATGCCTCGCAATTCTTCGTGGGCGCGCTTGGCGTCAGCCGCGAAGGCCTGCTCGAGCAGCACCCGTTGCTCGTGCGCTTCATCAACGACATGTGCGGGCTGGCCAACGAGATCGTGGTTCTGGTCGACAGCCGGAAATTCTCCATGCGGCCGCCCACCGTGACCCTGCCGCTGTCCCGCATATCGAAGCTGGTGACCGATGACGGCCTTTCCGACAACGACGCCAAGATGCTGGAGGACATGGGCGTGGACTTCATGGTCGCGCCGACGGAGGAGGGCAGGGCCGGGGAGGGCAGGCGATGAGCACGCCTCCTCCGCTCCTGGAAATGCGCTCGATCAGCAAGACGTTCGGCCCGGTCAAGGCGCTTGCCGATGTGTCCCTGACCGTGCGGGCCGGCGAACTGCATGCGCTGATGGGCGAGAACGGCGCCGGCAAATCCACCCTGATGAAGGTCCTGTCGGGTGCCTACCAGGCCGATCCCGGCGGTTCCGTGCTCATGGATGGCAAGCCGATCCAGCTTGGCGACCCGAAACATTCGAGGGCGATGGGCATCGCCGTCATCTATCAGGAATTGTCGCTGACGCCGAACCTGACGGTCGCGCAGAACATCTTTCTCGGCCGCGAGCCTTCCAGCGCCGGCATCGTCGACCGGGGCGCCATGGACCGGGCGACGGCTCCCATCCTCGAACGCCTTGCCGTGCGTTTTTCGCCTGGCACCCTCGTCGGCGACCTGTCCCTCGGCGAACGGCAACTGGTCGAGATTGCGCGCGCCATGTCGACCAGGGCCCGCGTCATCGTCATGGACGAGCCGACGACCTCGCTGTCGACCCGCGAGGCCGAACAGCTCTTCAAGGTGATCTCCGCGCTGAAGGCCGAGGGCGTGGCGATCATCTATATCAGCCACCGGATGGAGGAGGTCTATCGCCTTTCCGATCGCTGCTCGGTGCTCCGCGACGGCGCCTATGTGGGAACGCTCGACCGCGACGAGCTTTCCGCGCCCAAGCTGGTCGCCATGATGGTCGGGCGCGACCTCAGCACCTTCTACAAAAAGGAGCACAAGCAGCGCGACGATGACAGCGACGTCGTTCTGAAGGTGGAAGGACTTGGCGACGGCAAGCTGGTCGAGGACTGCTCGCTGGAGGTCCATCGGAGGGAAGTGCTGGGCATCGCCGGTCTGGTGGGTTCCGGCCGCACCGAACTGGCCAGGCTGATCTTCGGCGCCGATCCGGCGGTCTCCGGCACGATCCGCATCCACGGCGAGCCGGTGCACAGCCGCAGCCCGCGCGAGGCCCTGTCCCACGGCATCGCCTATCTGACCGAGGACCGCAAGACGCTCGGCCTGTTTCTCGACATGTCGGTCTCGGAGAATGTGAACATGGGCGTGCTGGAGCGCGACGCCCGCCGTTTCGGCATCCGCAATTTCCGCACCGCCGCACGCCGGGCAAAGGGCGCGATCGCGTCGCTGGGCATCAAGACCCCGCACAGCCGCATCAATGTCGGTGCGCTGTCCGGCGGCAATCAGCAAAAGGTGCTGCTGGCGCGGCTGCTGGAAACCGAGCCCAGGGTGATCATCCTCGACGAGCCGACCCGCGGCGTCGATGTCGGCGCGAAGTCGGAAATCTACCGCCTTATCGACGAACTCGCCTCGCGCGGGCTGGGGATCATCATGATCTCCAGCGAACTGCCGGAGATCATCGGCGTCGCCGACCGCGTGCTGGTCATGCGCGAGGGACGGATCGCCGGCGAGGTGAGGGCGACTGCAAGCCAGCCGATCGACCAGGAGCGCATCATGGCGCTGTCCACCGGCGCGGCCAACGACAACGTAACAAACGCCACGCCCGACGGCGCGGCGGCACAGCAGGTTCAGCACCAATGACCGACATCGTACATGGCGACGCGGCGCGCAGGCGCCTTGAAATGAAGGGCATCATCAGGGCGCTCGGCATGCTGCCGGTCCTGCTTCTGCTGGCCATCGGCTTCGAGCTTCTGAGCGGCAAGTTCATGTCGATCAACAATCTGTCCATCGTCATGCAGCAGGCCTCCATCAACATCGTGCTGGCGGCGGGCATGACATTCGTCATCCTGACCGGCGGCATCGATCTTTCTGTCGGCTCCATACTCGCCGCCTCGGCGATGCTGGCGGTGATCGTCTCGCTGATCCCCGAATACGGCATGCTGGGAATACCGGCGGCGATGGCGCTCGGCTTGGCTTTCGGGCTCGCCAATGGCGGCCTTATCGCCTTTCTGAGATTGCCGCCCTTTATCGTCACGCTGGGGTCGCTCACCGCCGTGCGCGGCGTTGCCCGGCTGATGGGCGGCGATACGACCGTCTTCAATCCTGATCTGCCTTTCGACTTCATCGGCAACGGTACGTTGTTCGGCATTCCCTGGCTGGCGCTGATCGCCATCGGCGTGATCCTGGTGTCGTGGTTCATCCTGCGCCGCACGGTTCTGGGCACCTGGATCTATGCCGTCGGCGGCAATCAGGAGGCGGCGCGGCTGACCGGCATCAAGGTCTCGCTGGTTCTCCTCTTCGTGTACGGCATGTCGGGTCTTCTTTCGGGGCTTGGCGGCGCGATGTCGGCCGCCCGCCTCTATGCCGCCAACGGCCTGCAACTCGGCATGGCCTATGAGCTCGACGCCATCGCCGCCGTCATTCTGGGCGGCACCAGTTTCGTCGGCGGCGTCGGCTCCATATGGGGCACGCTCGTCGGCGCGCTCATCATCGCCGTCCTGTCCAACGGCCTCATCCTCGCCGGGGTCTCCGACATCTGGCAGTTCATCATCAAGGGGCTCGTGATCATCGTCGCCGTGGCGCTCGATCGATACCGGCTCCAGGGCGCGGCCCGCACCTGATCGCACCCGCGATAATCGACCACCAAACGCATAACCATGGAGGAGT
This window harbors:
- a CDS encoding DeoR/GlpR family DNA-binding transcription regulator, with protein sequence MSDLHRHQVVLDLLHERPFVTVKELQEIVGVSAATVRRDIEKLHDAGMARKVHGGIAASDGFGPARRSTALPFVENRDIAVEAKKAIARTASTLVRDGSLIIIHGGSTCFHFGCEMAQRNVRVFTNSMPVAAYMSEHGTCQLTVGGGDLHREPGILYDAARGGYTFYASQFFVGALGVSREGLLEQHPLLVRFINDMCGLANEIVVLVDSRKFSMRPPTVTLPLSRISKLVTDDGLSDNDAKMLEDMGVDFMVAPTEEGRAGEGRR
- a CDS encoding sugar ABC transporter ATP-binding protein, with protein sequence MSTPPPLLEMRSISKTFGPVKALADVSLTVRAGELHALMGENGAGKSTLMKVLSGAYQADPGGSVLMDGKPIQLGDPKHSRAMGIAVIYQELSLTPNLTVAQNIFLGREPSSAGIVDRGAMDRATAPILERLAVRFSPGTLVGDLSLGERQLVEIARAMSTRARVIVMDEPTTSLSTREAEQLFKVISALKAEGVAIIYISHRMEEVYRLSDRCSVLRDGAYVGTLDRDELSAPKLVAMMVGRDLSTFYKKEHKQRDDDSDVVLKVEGLGDGKLVEDCSLEVHRREVLGIAGLVGSGRTELARLIFGADPAVSGTIRIHGEPVHSRSPREALSHGIAYLTEDRKTLGLFLDMSVSENVNMGVLERDARRFGIRNFRTAARRAKGAIASLGIKTPHSRINVGALSGGNQQKVLLARLLETEPRVIILDEPTRGVDVGAKSEIYRLIDELASRGLGIIMISSELPEIIGVADRVLVMREGRIAGEVRATASQPIDQERIMALSTGAANDNVTNATPDGAAAQQVQHQ
- a CDS encoding ABC transporter permease subunit: MTDIVHGDAARRRLEMKGIIRALGMLPVLLLLAIGFELLSGKFMSINNLSIVMQQASINIVLAAGMTFVILTGGIDLSVGSILAASAMLAVIVSLIPEYGMLGIPAAMALGLAFGLANGGLIAFLRLPPFIVTLGSLTAVRGVARLMGGDTTVFNPDLPFDFIGNGTLFGIPWLALIAIGVILVSWFILRRTVLGTWIYAVGGNQEAARLTGIKVSLVLLFVYGMSGLLSGLGGAMSAARLYAANGLQLGMAYELDAIAAVILGGTSFVGGVGSIWGTLVGALIIAVLSNGLILAGVSDIWQFIIKGLVIIVAVALDRYRLQGAART